The following coding sequences are from one Thamnophis elegans isolate rThaEle1 chromosome 5, rThaEle1.pri, whole genome shotgun sequence window:
- the COPS6 gene encoding COP9 signalosome complex subunit 6: MAAPAASMAPGGGGSSLAGTGGGGSNGAGMEVDAASAPAVMASGVTGSVSVALHPLVILNISDHWIRMRSQEGRPVQVIGALIGCQEGRNIEVMNSFELLSHSVEENVVIDKEYYYTKEEQFKQVFKDLEFLGWYTTGGPPDQSDIHVHKQVCEIIESPLFLKLNPMTKHTDLPVSVFESVIDIINGEATMLFAELTYTLATEEAERIGVDHVARMTATGSGENSTVAEHLIAQHSAIKMLHSRVKLILEYVKASEAGEVPFNHEILREAYALCHCLPVLSTDKFKTDFYDQCNDVGLMTYLGTITKTCNSMNQFVNKFNILYDRQSIGRRMRGLFF, translated from the exons atggcggcgccgGCTGCTTCTATGGCtcccggcggcggcggctcctctTTGGCCGGGacaggcggcggcggcagcaacgGAGCTGGCATGGAGGTGGACGCGGCGT cGGCGCCGGCGGTGATGGCCTCGGGCGTGACGGGCAGCGTGTCGGTGGCGCTGCACCCGCTGGTCATCCTCAACATCAGCGACCACTGGATCCGGATGCGCTCTCAGGAGGGCCGCCCCGTCCAAG TGATCGGGGCGCTGATCGGCTGCCAGGAGGGCCGCAACATCGAGGTGATGAACTCCTTCGAGCTGCTGTCCCACTCCGTGGAGGAGAACGTGGTGATCGACAAGGAGTACTACTACACCAAGGAGGAGCAGT TTAAGCAAGTGTTCAAGGATCTGGAGTTCCTGGGCTGGTACACCACCGGAGGCCCCCCAGACCAATCTGACATCCACGTCCACAAACAG GTTTGTGAGATCATTGAAAGCCCCCTGTTCCTCAAGCTGAACCCCATGACCAAGCACACGGAC CTGCCTGTCAGTGTCTTTGAGTCTGTGATTGACATCATCAACGGAGAG GCCACTATGTTATTTGCTGAGCTGACATACACGCTGGCCACAGAGGAGGCCGAGCGCATCGGAGTCGATCACGTGGCACGGATGACAGCAACAGGCAGCGGGGAAAACTCCACAG TTGCTGAGCACCTCATCGCACAGCACAGTGCCATAAAGATGCTTCACAGTCGTGTCAAACTTATTTTGGAATATGTTAAAGCTTCCGAAGCAG GTGAGGTACCATTCAACCACGAGATTCTGCGAGAAGCCTATGCCCTTTGCCACTGCTTACCTGTGCTGAGCACTGACAAATTCAAGACAGATTTTTACGAT CAATGCAATGATGTGGGCCTCATGACCTATCTGGGCACTATCACCAAGACCTGCAACTCCATGAACCAGTTTGTGAACAAGTTCAACATCCTCTATGACCGCCAGAGCATTGGGCGCCGCATGCGAGGACTTTTCTTCTAA